A single region of the Lotus japonicus ecotype B-129 chromosome 4, LjGifu_v1.2 genome encodes:
- the LOC130715292 gene encoding N6-mAMP deaminase-like isoform X1, whose protein sequence is MEWWVSIPKVELHAHLNGSIRDSTLLELAKALGDKGLIDFSQVEHVILKNDRSLTEVFKLFDVIHILTTDHTSVKRIAKEVVEDFASENVVYLELRTTPKKNDSLGMSKRSYIEAVLEGLRAVSSVDVAFTPYSEELTSLSNPVLSVTNDICNGSMRKKIFVRLLLSIDRRETAEAAMETVMLALEMRSFGVVGIDLSGNPAVGEWITYLQALRFAREQGLYVTLHCGEVPNSKEIHDMLDFLPHRIGHACFFDEEHWIKLKSSNIPVELCLTSNFRTLSVPSIDAHHFGDLYQAKHPVVLCTDDSGVFSTSLSNEYKIAAASFGLGRKEMFELAKNAVEFIFADILVKEDLRRNFNLAAKNLEL, encoded by the exons ATGGAGTGGTGGGTATCAATACCAAAGGTAGAATTGCATGCTCACCTCAATGGATCCATCAGAGACTCCACACTTCT AGAACTTGCTAAAGCTTTGGGTGACAAGGGTCTCATTGATTTCTCCCAAGTGGAACATGTTATCCTTAAAA ATGATCGTTCGTTAACTGAGGTATTCAAGTTGTTTGATGTTATCCACATTCTCACTACTGATCACACCAGTGTTAAAAGAATTGCCAAAGAA GTTGTTGAAGATTTTGCATCAGAGAATGTTGTGTATCTGGAGTTGAGAACTACCCCAAAG AAAAATGATTCCCTAGGAATGAGCAAACGCTCCTACATTGAAGCTGTTCTGGAAGGTCTAAGAGCGGTCAGTTCAGTTGATGTGGCTTTCACTCCTTACAGTGAGGAGCTTACAAGTCTTTCAAATCCTGTACTCTCTGTCACAAATGATATTTGTAATGGGAGTATGAGGAAAAAAATCTTTGTTAGGCTTCTCTTGAGCATTGACCGTAGGGAAACAGCAGAAGCGGCAATGGAAACT GTCATGCTTGCACTGGAAATGAGGTCTTTTGGGGTTGTTGGAATTGACCTCTCTGGGAATCCAGCTGTTGGTGAATG gaTTACGTATTTGCAAGCATTGAGATTTGCTCGAGAACAAGGTCTTTATGTAACTCTTCACTGTGGAGAG gtaCCTAACTCAAAGGAGATACATGACATGCTTGACTTTCTTCCCCATAGGATTGGGCATGCTTGTTTCTTTGATGAGGAACACTGGATAAAGCTCAAGTCCTCCAACATTCCG GTTGAACTTTGTCTGACATCGAACTTTAGGACATTGTCCGTTCCATCAATAGATGCTCATCATTTTG GGGATTTGTATCAGGCAAAGCATCCGGTAGTCCTCTGTACTGACGACTCAGGTGTGTTCTCTACCAGTCTCTCCAACGAATACAAAATTGCTGCTGCTTCATTTG GCCTTGGAAGGAAGGAAATGTTTGAGCTAGCAAAGAATGCTGTCGAGTTTATATTTGCAGATATTCTAGTAAAGGAGGATTTGAgaagaaattttaatttagcAGCAAAGAATCTGGAACTGTAA
- the LOC130715292 gene encoding N6-mAMP deaminase-like isoform X2, with amino-acid sequence MEWWVSIPKVELHAHLNGSIRDSTLLELAKALGDKGLIDFSQVEHVILKNDRSLTEVFKLFDVIHILTTDHTSVKRIAKEVVEDFASENVVYLELRTTPKKNDSLGMSKRSYIEAVLEGLRAVSSVDVAFTPYSEELTSLSNPVLSVTNDICNGSMRKKIFVRLLLSIDRRETAEAAMETVMLALEMRSFGVVGIDLSGNPAVGEWITYLQALRFAREQGLYVTLHCGEVPNSKEIHDMLDFLPHRIGHACFFDEEHWIKLKSSNIPVELCLTSNFRTLSVPSIDAHHFALFFR; translated from the exons ATGGAGTGGTGGGTATCAATACCAAAGGTAGAATTGCATGCTCACCTCAATGGATCCATCAGAGACTCCACACTTCT AGAACTTGCTAAAGCTTTGGGTGACAAGGGTCTCATTGATTTCTCCCAAGTGGAACATGTTATCCTTAAAA ATGATCGTTCGTTAACTGAGGTATTCAAGTTGTTTGATGTTATCCACATTCTCACTACTGATCACACCAGTGTTAAAAGAATTGCCAAAGAA GTTGTTGAAGATTTTGCATCAGAGAATGTTGTGTATCTGGAGTTGAGAACTACCCCAAAG AAAAATGATTCCCTAGGAATGAGCAAACGCTCCTACATTGAAGCTGTTCTGGAAGGTCTAAGAGCGGTCAGTTCAGTTGATGTGGCTTTCACTCCTTACAGTGAGGAGCTTACAAGTCTTTCAAATCCTGTACTCTCTGTCACAAATGATATTTGTAATGGGAGTATGAGGAAAAAAATCTTTGTTAGGCTTCTCTTGAGCATTGACCGTAGGGAAACAGCAGAAGCGGCAATGGAAACT GTCATGCTTGCACTGGAAATGAGGTCTTTTGGGGTTGTTGGAATTGACCTCTCTGGGAATCCAGCTGTTGGTGAATG gaTTACGTATTTGCAAGCATTGAGATTTGCTCGAGAACAAGGTCTTTATGTAACTCTTCACTGTGGAGAG gtaCCTAACTCAAAGGAGATACATGACATGCTTGACTTTCTTCCCCATAGGATTGGGCATGCTTGTTTCTTTGATGAGGAACACTGGATAAAGCTCAAGTCCTCCAACATTCCG GTTGAACTTTGTCTGACATCGAACTTTAGGACATTGTCCGTTCCATCAATAGATGCTCATCATTTTG CTTTGTTTTTTAGGTAA
- the LOC130709939 gene encoding cytochrome P450 77A1 — protein MELLDILMLLLAIVFLCWWWRYWSTTGGGAKNLPPGPPGWPIVGNLFQVVLQRRHFIYVVRDLRKKYGPIFTMQMGQRRLIIVTSSDLIHEALIQRGPQFASRPKDSPIRLIFSMGKCAINSAEYGPLWRSLRRNFVTEMISPLRIKQCSWIRKWATEAHMRRIQQEARDLGFVEVMSNCRLTICSILICLCFGAKITEERIRSIESVMKDVMLMTLPKLPDFLPILTPLFRRQVEEAKKLRKTQVELLAPLIRKRKSYVESDGKLRDPEMVSAVGAAYVDSLFALEVPDRGRLGEEELVTLVSEVISAGTDTSATAVEWALLHLVMDQGIQEKLYKEIVGCVGKGGDVKEADVEKMPYLSAIVKETFRRHPPSHFVLSHAATEETELGGYTVPKDASVEFYTAWLSEDPDMWEDPDEFRPERFLIGDGVDADITGTKAVRMMPFGAGRRICPAWTLGVLHINMLLAKMVLAFQWLPVPGAPPDPSETFAFTVVMKNSLKAVIIPRSI, from the exons ATGGAGCTACTAGACATACTCATGCTGCTTTTAGCCATCGTGTTCCTCTGCTGGTGGTGGCGTTACTGGTCCACCACCGGCGGAGGAGCAAAGAACCTGCCACCAGGGCCACCCGGGTGGCCAATCGTGGGCAACCTCTTTCAGGTTGTCCTCCAACGCCGCCACTTCATCTACGTAGTCCGCGACCTACGTAAAAAATACGGCCCAATCTTCACCATGCAAATGGGCCAACGCAGGCTCATCATCGTGACCAGCTCGGACCTCATCCACGAGGCCCTTATCCAACGCGGCCCACAGTTCGCGAGCAGGCCCAAAGACTCCCCCATCCGGCTCATCTTCAGCATGGGCAAATGCGCCATCAACTCCGCCGAGTACGGCCCACTCTGGCGCTCCCTCCGCCGCAACTTCGTCACCGAGATGATCTCCCCGCTAAGGATCAAGCAGTGCAGCTGGATCAGAAAATGGGCCACTGAAGCCCACATGAGGAGAATCCAGCAAGAAGCCCGCGACTTGGGCTTTGTCGAGGTCATGAGCAACTGCAGGCTCACCATTTGCAGCATCTTAATCTGCCTCTGTTTTGGCGCCAAAATCACTGAGGAAAGAATTCGAAGCATCGAAAGCGTGATGAAGGATGTCATGCTCATGACGCTGCCCAAACTCCCTGATTTCTTACCCATCTTAACACCGCTCTTTCGGCGGCAG GTGGAGGAAGCGAAGAAGCTGAGGAAGACACAGGTGGAGCTGTTGGCGCCATTGataaggaagaggaagagttaCGTGGAGAGCGATGGGAAGTTGAGGGATCCGGAGATGGTGAGTGCGGTGGGGGCTGCTTACGTGGACTCACTGTTCGCGCTGGAGGTGCCAGATCGTGGGAGGTTAGGTGAGGAGGAGCTGGTGACGCTGGTGTCGGAGGTGATCAGCGCGGGGACAGACACCAGCGCGACGGCGGTGGAGTGGGCGCTGCTACACCTCGTGATGGACCAGGGGATTCAGGAGAAGCTCTACAAGGAGATCGTCGGGTGCGTGGGAAAAGGCGGCGATGTGAAGGAAGCTGATGTCGAGAAAATGCCTTACCTCAGCGCCATCGTGAAGGAGACATTCCGGCGACACCCGCCGAGCCACTTCGTGCTATCGCACGCCGCGACGGAGGAGACGGAGCTGGGTGGCTACACCGTGCCTAAAGACGCGAGCGTGGAGTTTTACACGGCGTGGTTGTCGGAGGATCCGGACATGTGGGAGGATCCGGATGAGTTCCGACCCGAGAGGTTTCTGATCGGAGACGGTGTGGACGCGGACATTACGGGGACGAAGGCGGTGAGGATGATGCCGTTCGGCGCCGGGAGGAGGATTTGTCCGGCGTGGACGCTGGGTGTGCTGCATATAAACATGTTGCTGGCGAAGATGGTGCTCGCTTTTCAGTGGCTGCCGGTTCCCGGTGCCCCACCCGACCCGAGTGAGACATTTGCTTTCACTGTTGTCATGAAGAACTCTCTTAAGGCTGTTATTATCCCGAGATCAATTTAG